A region of Dermabacter vaginalis DNA encodes the following proteins:
- the nucS gene encoding endonuclease NucS, with protein MRLVLAECSVNYVGRLTAHLPRAPRLLVVKADGSVLVHSDGGSYKPLNWMAPPCTLTIEPAEAEDALETWKVTHKKTGDSLEITVFEIFEDVSRDLGIDPGLQKAGVEAHLQALLAENMASIGEGWKLVRREYPTAIGPVDILAKNPEGETVAIEIKRRGEIDGVEQLTRYVELLNRDPLLAPVTGMFAAQEIKPQARTLAKDRGFECLTLDYDELRGIDNSELRLF; from the coding sequence GTGCGATTAGTTCTAGCGGAATGTTCTGTCAATTACGTCGGTCGGCTTACGGCGCACCTCCCGCGAGCCCCTCGGCTTCTCGTGGTGAAAGCTGACGGAAGTGTGCTCGTCCACTCCGACGGCGGCAGCTACAAACCCCTTAATTGGATGGCACCGCCGTGCACCCTCACGATCGAACCCGCCGAGGCTGAGGACGCCCTCGAAACGTGGAAGGTTACGCATAAGAAGACCGGTGACAGCCTTGAAATCACGGTGTTCGAGATTTTCGAGGACGTGAGCCGCGATCTCGGAATCGACCCTGGTCTCCAAAAGGCAGGCGTCGAGGCTCATCTGCAGGCGCTCCTCGCCGAAAACATGGCGAGCATCGGTGAGGGCTGGAAGCTCGTGCGCCGCGAATATCCCACCGCGATCGGCCCCGTGGACATCCTCGCCAAGAACCCCGAAGGCGAAACGGTCGCGATCGAAATCAAGCGACGCGGTGAAATCGACGGTGTGGAGCAGCTGACCCGCTACGTTGAGCTCCTTAACCGCGATCCGCTTCTCGCGCCCGTGACGGGAATGTTCGCCGCGCAAGAAATCAAGCCGCAAGCGCGCACGCTCGCGAAAGACCGCGGCTTCGAATGTCTCACCCTTGACTATGACGAACTTCGTGGAATCGACAACTCTGAATTGAGGCTCTTCTAA
- a CDS encoding N-acetylglucosamine-6-phosphate deacetylase, which translates to MVTRIDGTAFLSGSFVPDAAILLEGDTITYAGPARGVPSGLTFDDHVRHDGLILPGLVDLHCHGGGGFSFPDTEDPAQAAPAIAEHRAHGTTSIVASLVTAAQDTLMSRVRALRSLVEAGELAGIHLEGPFISRARKGAHDPQFIAEGNAARTLELLEEGGGAIATMTIAPEADLDGSVSRALIAHGALPSYGHTDCIGEQMVTAIQRAQEELASVGPVARSLKPTATHLFNAMRPIHHRDAGPAFAAIDQAAAGTVVAELIADGVHTSADTVRYTFDLIGDGHIMLITDAMAATGMADGDYVLGSLPVTVKDGVVTLTEGGAIAGGTAHLLDVVRFAHLEAGVPLERAILAATATPATVLGRDDIGEIREGARSDLVLVESTGLSPERVMHGGTWVR; encoded by the coding sequence ATGGTCACGCGCATCGACGGCACCGCCTTCCTTTCCGGCTCCTTCGTTCCGGATGCCGCGATCCTCCTCGAGGGCGACACGATCACCTACGCCGGCCCGGCACGTGGTGTGCCAAGCGGCCTCACCTTCGACGACCACGTGCGCCACGACGGCCTCATTCTCCCGGGGCTCGTGGACCTCCACTGCCACGGCGGCGGTGGATTCTCCTTCCCTGACACCGAGGACCCGGCGCAGGCGGCGCCGGCCATCGCGGAGCATCGCGCACACGGCACGACGAGCATTGTTGCCTCACTCGTGACCGCCGCGCAGGACACGCTCATGTCGAGGGTGCGCGCGCTACGGTCGCTCGTCGAGGCCGGAGAGCTGGCCGGAATTCACCTCGAAGGTCCTTTCATCTCCCGCGCTCGCAAGGGCGCTCACGACCCCCAGTTCATCGCTGAGGGGAACGCCGCGCGCACGCTCGAGCTGCTAGAGGAAGGCGGCGGCGCCATCGCGACCATGACAATCGCCCCCGAAGCCGATCTCGATGGCAGCGTGTCCCGCGCCCTCATCGCGCACGGCGCCCTCCCGAGCTATGGCCACACGGACTGCATCGGTGAGCAGATGGTCACCGCGATCCAGAGGGCTCAAGAAGAGCTGGCAAGCGTCGGACCTGTCGCCCGTTCCCTGAAGCCAACCGCCACCCACCTGTTCAATGCGATGCGCCCCATCCACCATCGCGACGCCGGCCCTGCATTCGCCGCCATCGACCAGGCCGCTGCCGGCACGGTCGTCGCCGAGCTCATCGCCGACGGCGTCCACACGTCCGCCGACACCGTGCGCTACACGTTCGACCTCATCGGCGACGGGCACATCATGCTCATCACCGACGCGATGGCCGCGACGGGAATGGCCGACGGCGACTACGTTCTGGGCTCGCTTCCCGTCACGGTCAAAGACGGCGTTGTAACCCTCACCGAAGGCGGCGCGATCGCGGGAGGCACCGCCCACCTACTCGACGTCGTACGCTTCGCCCACCTCGAGGCAGGCGTGCCTCTTGAGCGCGCTATTCTCGCCGCAACCGCAACCCCCGCGACGGTACTGGGACGCGACGATATCGGCGAGATTCGCGAAGGGGCTCGCTCCGATCTTGTGCTTGTGGAGAGCACCGGGCTCTCCCCCGAGCGCGTCATGCACGGCGGAACCTGGGTGCGCTAA
- the glgB gene encoding 1,4-alpha-glucan branching protein GlgB — MSATTPLLPASEHELGSVATGSYYSPHSILGLHEYEGGYTIRTLKPFADKVEALVRLENGERLEIELAHEYNGIFSGAFEAPDSPIVLHRLRVTWPGGGTEIVDDPYRFLPTISDFDLHLIREGRHEELWRALGAHVRTLDGIQGTSFTVWAPNAAAVQVIGDFNGWNGRRTSMRSLGDSGVWEIFLPGVRAGAVYKFRILGADKVWREKADPMARLAEVPPATGSVVVDSDFEWSDDAFLAERAAKNPLESQMSIYEVHLASWRPYTSYRDVAEPLVEYVKGMGYTHVEFLPLAEHPFGGSWGYQVTGYYAPTSRLGHPDDLRYLINALHEAGIGVIMDWVPAHFPKDEWALARFDGTALYEHADPRKGEHPDWGTYIFDLGRTEVRNFLVANACYWLEEFHVDGLRVDAVASMLYLDYSRNEGEWIPNEYGGRENLEAIDFLKEVNATAYKRAPGITMIAEESTSFPGVTKPTDQGGLGFGFKWNMGFMHDTLEYLGQDPIYRQYRHHELTFAMVYQYSENFILPISHDEVVHGKAPLLRKAPGDDWQQAANLRAYLSLMWAHPGKQLLFMGCDFAQGTEWNENQALPFWLLDFPLHQGVNDYVRDLNRVQRTYPALFELDQEGAGFRWLDADAAGHNLVAFARYDREGNPVVAIINFSPEPWRAFRIGLPEGGAWAEILNSDAVSYGGSGVGNLGRVQAEPVPYGGLDYSVRVSVPPLGAVFFTPESNVRQ; from the coding sequence ATGAGCGCAACGACTCCCCTCCTCCCCGCGAGCGAGCACGAACTCGGCTCGGTCGCGACCGGCTCGTATTATTCGCCGCACTCGATCCTCGGCCTTCACGAGTACGAGGGCGGGTACACGATCCGCACTCTCAAGCCGTTCGCCGACAAGGTCGAAGCCCTCGTGCGGCTCGAGAATGGTGAGCGGCTCGAGATTGAGCTCGCCCACGAGTACAACGGCATCTTTAGCGGCGCCTTCGAGGCCCCCGATTCACCAATCGTGCTGCACCGCTTGCGCGTGACGTGGCCGGGCGGCGGCACGGAAATCGTGGACGATCCCTACCGTTTCCTCCCCACCATCAGCGACTTCGATCTGCATCTCATTCGGGAGGGCCGCCACGAAGAGCTGTGGCGCGCGCTCGGCGCACACGTGCGTACTCTCGACGGTATCCAGGGCACGAGCTTTACCGTGTGGGCCCCGAATGCCGCCGCCGTCCAGGTGATCGGCGACTTTAACGGTTGGAATGGCCGCCGCACCTCGATGCGTTCGCTCGGCGATTCGGGCGTGTGGGAGATCTTCTTGCCTGGCGTGCGCGCGGGCGCGGTCTACAAGTTCCGCATCCTCGGCGCCGACAAGGTGTGGCGCGAGAAGGCCGACCCGATGGCGCGGCTCGCCGAGGTCCCGCCCGCAACGGGCAGCGTCGTGGTCGACTCGGATTTCGAATGGAGCGATGATGCGTTCCTCGCCGAACGTGCCGCGAAAAACCCACTCGAATCGCAAATGTCGATCTACGAGGTGCACCTCGCCTCGTGGCGCCCCTACACCTCGTACCGCGATGTTGCCGAGCCTCTCGTGGAGTACGTCAAGGGCATGGGATACACGCACGTCGAGTTCCTTCCGCTTGCCGAGCACCCCTTCGGCGGCTCGTGGGGCTATCAGGTCACGGGCTACTATGCGCCGACCTCGCGTCTTGGCCACCCCGATGACCTGCGCTATCTCATCAACGCGCTCCACGAGGCCGGGATCGGCGTCATCATGGACTGGGTTCCCGCGCACTTTCCGAAGGATGAATGGGCGCTCGCCCGCTTCGACGGCACCGCGCTCTATGAACACGCCGATCCGCGCAAGGGTGAACACCCTGATTGGGGCACCTACATCTTTGATCTCGGCCGCACCGAGGTGCGTAACTTCCTCGTCGCGAACGCGTGCTACTGGCTCGAGGAATTTCACGTTGATGGCCTCCGCGTCGATGCCGTGGCGTCGATGCTCTACCTCGACTACTCACGCAACGAAGGCGAATGGATCCCGAACGAATACGGCGGGCGCGAGAACCTTGAGGCGATCGACTTCCTCAAGGAGGTCAACGCGACCGCGTACAAGCGTGCTCCCGGCATCACGATGATTGCCGAGGAGTCCACGTCGTTCCCGGGCGTCACGAAGCCCACTGACCAGGGTGGTCTCGGTTTCGGCTTCAAGTGGAACATGGGCTTTATGCACGACACGCTCGAGTACCTCGGCCAGGATCCGATCTACCGCCAGTACCGCCACCACGAGCTCACATTCGCGATGGTCTACCAGTATTCGGAGAACTTCATTCTGCCGATCTCCCACGACGAGGTCGTGCACGGCAAAGCCCCGCTCTTGCGGAAGGCCCCCGGCGATGATTGGCAGCAGGCCGCGAATCTGCGCGCCTACTTGAGCCTCATGTGGGCGCACCCTGGCAAGCAGCTTCTCTTCATGGGCTGCGACTTCGCGCAAGGTACGGAGTGGAACGAAAACCAGGCCCTCCCGTTCTGGCTGCTTGATTTCCCGCTTCACCAGGGCGTGAATGATTACGTGCGCGACCTCAATCGCGTGCAGCGCACCTACCCGGCACTCTTTGAGCTCGATCAGGAGGGCGCGGGATTCCGCTGGCTCGATGCCGATGCCGCGGGCCACAACCTCGTGGCATTCGCGCGCTACGACCGCGAAGGAAATCCCGTTGTCGCGATCATCAACTTCTCCCCCGAGCCCTGGCGCGCCTTCCGCATTGGGCTTCCCGAGGGCGGAGCGTGGGCCGAGATTCTCAATTCTGACGCCGTGAGCTACGGCGGCAGCGGCGTGGGCAATCTTGGCCGCGTCCAGGCGGAGCCGGTCCCGTACGGCGGCCTCGACTACTCGGTACGCGTGAGCGTTCCGCCGCTCGGCGCCGTGTTCTTCACCCCCGAGAGCAACGTGCGCCAATAA
- a CDS encoding alpha-1,4-glucan--maltose-1-phosphate maltosyltransferase: protein MTTGIGRIPITSVSPNVDGGRFPVKAVVGERVRVHATSFREGHDQMGMQLLVTDPEGETLRSPMVCTNPGLDHWEGSFRPDREGEWSYRVESFDAPYLTWAHNAEVKIAAGIDEELMCAEGVIVLRAALAEIAKKKRPKAHKARLEAAIDALTNTSLHPSARIAPAIAADMYEAMTEYPLRRWPTRSTKIAVRVERERALYGSWYEFFPRSEGARFDPERGGWVSGTFESSLPQLERIKRMGFDVAYLTPIHPIGTTHRKGRNNTLEALEGDPGSPYAIGSSDGGHEAIHPDLGTIEDFDRFVAHAKSLGLEVALDIALQCSPDHPWVKEHPEWFVVRADGSIAYAENPPKKYQDIYPLSFDTDYRGLYNAIRDVLEYWISHGVTLFRVDNPHTKPVRFWEELLAEFRETHPEVLFLAEAFTKPAMMHTLAKVGYHQSYTYFAWRHSPEELREYMEELKASAHYMRPSFWPTTHDILTPFMSNGGWNAFRLRAILAATLSPTWGIYSGFELVESAPRPGAQENIDNEKYEYKPRDYEGALNSGRSLEPLLTRLNEVRRAHPALQTLTTTRFHGSDDDRVLVFSKHVEGRDTENGLDDTIIVVSMTEAQGGTSTWVHIDTEALNIHSDYMVEDLLTGEQFLWDRDNYVELSADYRPAHILRVIRY from the coding sequence ATGACCACCGGAATCGGGCGCATCCCGATCACGTCCGTTTCACCGAATGTCGACGGCGGTCGCTTCCCCGTCAAAGCGGTCGTGGGTGAGCGCGTTCGGGTGCACGCCACGAGCTTTCGCGAAGGCCACGATCAGATGGGCATGCAGCTTCTCGTGACCGACCCCGAGGGCGAGACACTGCGTTCCCCCATGGTGTGCACGAACCCCGGTCTCGACCACTGGGAAGGCAGCTTCCGCCCCGACCGCGAAGGGGAATGGTCCTACCGCGTGGAGTCGTTTGACGCCCCGTATCTCACGTGGGCCCATAACGCCGAGGTCAAAATCGCCGCGGGCATCGATGAGGAACTCATGTGCGCCGAAGGCGTGATCGTGCTGCGCGCCGCGCTTGCCGAGATCGCCAAGAAGAAAAGGCCGAAAGCCCATAAGGCGCGCCTCGAAGCGGCGATTGATGCCCTCACCAACACGAGCTTGCATCCGTCGGCCCGCATCGCCCCCGCGATCGCCGCCGATATGTACGAGGCGATGACCGAGTACCCCCTGCGTCGCTGGCCCACGCGCTCCACAAAAATCGCGGTGCGCGTTGAGCGCGAACGCGCACTCTACGGCTCGTGGTACGAGTTCTTCCCGCGGTCCGAAGGCGCGCGCTTTGACCCCGAGCGGGGTGGCTGGGTCTCCGGCACCTTCGAAAGCTCTCTCCCGCAACTCGAGCGCATCAAACGCATGGGCTTTGACGTTGCCTACCTCACCCCAATCCATCCGATCGGCACGACCCACCGCAAGGGTCGCAATAACACGCTCGAGGCACTCGAGGGAGATCCGGGCTCGCCTTACGCGATCGGCTCTTCCGACGGCGGCCACGAAGCCATCCATCCCGACCTCGGCACAATTGAGGATTTCGACCGCTTTGTTGCGCACGCGAAGAGTCTCGGGCTGGAGGTGGCCCTCGATATCGCGCTCCAGTGCTCACCCGATCACCCGTGGGTGAAAGAGCATCCCGAGTGGTTCGTTGTGCGTGCGGACGGATCGATTGCGTACGCGGAGAATCCCCCGAAGAAGTACCAGGATATTTACCCGCTCAGTTTCGACACCGACTACCGGGGGCTCTACAACGCCATCCGCGATGTGCTGGAGTACTGGATCTCTCACGGCGTGACCCTCTTCCGCGTGGATAACCCGCACACCAAGCCCGTGCGTTTTTGGGAGGAGCTTCTCGCGGAGTTCCGCGAAACCCACCCCGAAGTGCTCTTCCTCGCCGAGGCGTTCACGAAGCCGGCAATGATGCACACGCTCGCGAAGGTTGGCTACCACCAGTCGTACACGTACTTTGCGTGGCGCCACAGCCCCGAGGAGCTGCGCGAGTACATGGAGGAGCTCAAGGCCTCCGCGCACTACATGCGCCCCAGCTTCTGGCCCACGACTCACGACATCTTGACGCCGTTTATGTCGAATGGCGGCTGGAACGCGTTCCGCCTCCGCGCGATCCTCGCGGCCACCCTCTCGCCCACGTGGGGCATCTATTCCGGCTTCGAGCTCGTGGAGAGCGCGCCGCGGCCGGGGGCGCAGGAGAACATCGACAACGAGAAGTACGAATACAAGCCTCGCGACTACGAGGGCGCATTGAACTCGGGTCGTTCGCTCGAGCCGCTCCTCACTCGCCTCAACGAGGTTCGCCGGGCCCACCCTGCGCTTCAGACTCTTACGACGACCCGCTTCCACGGCTCCGACGACGACCGCGTGCTCGTGTTCTCGAAGCACGTCGAAGGCCGAGACACCGAGAACGGTCTGGATGACACGATCATCGTCGTCTCGATGACCGAGGCGCAGGGCGGCACGTCGACGTGGGTGCACATCGACACCGAGGCGCTCAACATCCACTCCGACTACATGGTCGAAGATCTCCTCACGGGCGAGCAATTCCTGTGGGATCGCGACAACTACGTCGAGCTGAGCGCCGACTACCGCCCCGCCCATATCCTCCGCGTTATTCGCTACTGA
- a CDS encoding tetratricopeptide repeat protein, with protein sequence MTSSYGVMDFNTLKKENQTGGTSDPLEGEVAVSEANLESLIKDSAQHLTILFVTSARVNGGAAFTDELRSVIAKHAGTIRLAILDADQQPRVAAALRVQSLPTAVLLMKGQVQPLFEGVVTKEQLAPVMDELAALAAKEGMHTEAPREEAEQPALPEALEKAYSAMESGDMDGAEASFTAYLEEHPGESEAKKGLAVIALMRRTQDVELQAGREAAAANPKDTDAQLMAADLDLLGGHVDDAFARLLTSFRDTPAERDRIRARLLELFDVVGAEDDRVLQARKKLSRLMF encoded by the coding sequence ATGACGAGCTCATATGGCGTGATGGACTTCAACACGCTCAAGAAAGAAAACCAGACCGGCGGCACGTCTGATCCGCTCGAGGGCGAAGTAGCGGTGAGCGAGGCGAACCTCGAGAGCCTCATCAAGGATTCTGCGCAGCACCTCACGATCCTTTTCGTGACGAGTGCGCGAGTGAACGGCGGTGCGGCCTTTACCGACGAACTCCGTTCGGTCATCGCGAAACATGCCGGGACGATTCGCCTCGCGATCCTCGATGCCGATCAGCAGCCGCGTGTTGCGGCGGCGCTTCGCGTTCAGTCCCTCCCCACGGCAGTGCTGCTCATGAAAGGGCAGGTGCAGCCGCTTTTCGAAGGCGTGGTGACGAAGGAACAGCTTGCCCCCGTGATGGACGAGCTTGCCGCCCTCGCCGCGAAAGAAGGCATGCACACCGAAGCCCCGCGAGAGGAGGCCGAGCAGCCGGCGCTTCCCGAGGCACTTGAGAAGGCCTACTCGGCGATGGAAAGCGGCGACATGGACGGTGCTGAGGCGTCGTTCACCGCCTATCTCGAGGAGCATCCCGGCGAAAGTGAGGCCAAGAAGGGGCTCGCGGTGATCGCACTCATGCGACGGACTCAGGACGTTGAGTTGCAGGCAGGCCGTGAGGCCGCCGCCGCGAACCCGAAGGACACCGACGCGCAGCTCATGGCCGCCGACCTCGACCTTCTCGGTGGGCACGTGGACGATGCCTTCGCGCGCCTTCTCACCTCTTTCCGCGATACCCCCGCCGAACGGGATCGCATCCGCGCGCGCTTGCTCGAACTCTTCGATGTTGTAGGAGCCGAGGACGACCGCGTGCTCCAGGCACGAAAGAAACTCAGCCGCCTCATGTTCTAG